Sequence from the Cucumis sativus cultivar 9930 chromosome 1, Cucumber_9930_V3, whole genome shotgun sequence genome:
taaaaaattcatcCCTCTTTATTTTAAACGAAAAGAGGCAGATTTAAGACAAATAAAGGTTTTCTAATTACAATATCTACAcacaatacatatatatttggattGCTAACATCTAGCTATGCAAAGAAAATACTCTTGAACAAGAGATGATTTTCTAAGccttaaaaaaaagaggataCTTCTTAACCGCAAAAGAAGTGTTTTTAAGCAATCAAGAAGTTAATCTAAATAATTGTCAAATGTTTCCTTACCGATTGCTTTCGAAGCAGttctaatcaaatttaaaatagttccAAAGATGTACAAATCTCATCCAACTCCCACTCTTATCCTGTAAGCATACTTTCATGCATGAACTATGAACTAAGAAAGTTGTGTACAAATCACATAGAAGAAACTTAATCAACAAATGGAGTTGAATGGGCAAGGACTTGGAGGAGTAGAAACAGGAACTACTTCTTCCAGCATATACATTACCTCTTTCATTGTTGGTCTTCGAGATGTGTCCTCTTGAATACACCAAATTGCAACTTTCACAAACCTTTCCAACCTCTCCTTGTCACCAATGGCCTCCAAATCTCCTTCAACTAGAACATTTAATCTTCCTTGTTCAAAGCAATCATAGGCCCAATCCGCCAATATTTCCCTTCCTTCTTCAGAAACTTCCACATCTTCTCCATTCCTTCTACAACATATGATGTCTAGCAGCAGGACACCAAAACTATACACATCGACCTTGGTTGTCACGAGGGTCGACTTGAACCAATCTGGGGCGATATACCCTGTCGTTCCTTTGATGTTGGTTTCGATTCGGGTTCTACTTTGATCCATTTTCGGTAGCTTTGCCAATCCGAAATCGGAAATTTTGGAATTGTAGCATTCATCTAGAAGTACATTTTGAGGTTTTATATCGCAATGTATGATTTGGGTGTTGCATTCGTCGTGTAAGTACGAGAGTCCTCTTGCAATTCCATAGGTTATTTTGGTTCTGATGTCCCAACTGGGCTTCGTATCACTGAAAAGAAATCTTGCTAGGTTGTCATTGCTCATAAACTCGTAAATCAAAAAGTAGATTTTATTGTCATCACAGTATCCGAATAGACGAACAATGTTTTTGTGATGTGTTTGACCAAGCACATTAATTTCAGTTTTGAATTCTTTCTCACCATCTTCAGACATATGAAATTTCTTAACAGCAATAGGGCCGATTTCCATCGTTCCTTTGTAAACAATGCCACAAGATCCTCTTCCTAGTTCTTCTTCGAACTCGTTTGTAGCTTCACTAAGTTCTTTGAATGTAAACTTCTGCATGCTACTTCCAAAGCTTTCTCTTGGATGGAAATTACCCATAAGTTGCTTTTTGTGGTCGAAGGTGTAACCCCGACATATCAAACTAACCAATATGAGAACGATCAATACAAAGCTACCAAGTAACGTAGAAAGCACCAGAACTAACGTGTTcggtttcttctttcctttcgGCATTGGAAGATCAAAGCCTTGCCCAATGGAACTGGTACTGAgttttaaataagaaacagATGTTTCATTGTTATCTTCTCTCCCATTAGAGAGTGGTAGCTTCTTCTTCCAACAACTATTATCTCTATATACAGCCACCACACAGAAGCAATCAAGCAAGCAAGCATTCTTGCACTCTTCAACTGTAAAAGGCCAGAATAACTCGTAATCTTGTGTTGGCCAATTAGTATTTGGAAGAACTCGTAGACTATATAGATTGTTGGTTAAATTGTTCTCATCACCTTCACATGTTGGCTGGATATTTGGCTTGCAGTCGCTGTACTTATTGTTCGGATCAATTAGTGAATAACCAGGTGGGCACTTGCAACTTGGCCTTTGGTCATTGTTTAATGTGCAGATGCTATTGTATCCACAAATTCCCGAACTATAGTTTCCACGCATAGTAACACATATGTTATGTGGTATCTTCTTAAAGTCCATCCATGTTGCATTAAAAGCTGAGGGATTCCTTGTATGGTGACTTACAGTGATCACACCATCAAAATTGAGAGTGACTTGGTAATAATGAGTGTTAGCTGGGTATGCGCTTTCGGGTTCACTAATATTTACTCTCGTTCCATTTTTTTGCATTATATACAAGAAACCACCTTTGTCGAACACAATTTGGTTACCTTCGTAGGCTTGTATAACATGGTAAGGTTCATAAGTATAGGTGCTGGGCAAACTTATGATATTGAGGACAAGATTACCTTCAGACAACCGAAGTTGGAACTTTCCTAACGCGTAACTATTTTGTGATTTGCGTGAAGAAAGTAAGTCGTTTACCTCGATTGTTTGAGTAGGAAGTAAAATGTTTGCAGGTTGTTTGAAACTCTCCCATACGGTATTAGAATTTGAATCTAGAAGCACCAAATTGCCATCGTCATTAATCTTACCAAATGCGACCACACCTGAAATTGGACTTGGTTTCCATGGTTCTCCACCTTGAGAACTTTGAAGCAATAAGCCATTTGAAGCAGTTACTTCCAATTTTGAACCTCTTGGGGCTGGATTTTGATCATGTATAGCATACCAAACAATGGATTTTTCATCTAGTTTGTTGTACCAAATAGAAAGCAAGAAGAGATCACCTTCAACTTGTTTAAATCCAAATGCAAATTCATCAGCAGGAGATCTccatggagaagaagaaggatcaCCAGCTATGAGAAAGCTGCCAATGTATAACATGCTATCACTTTGAGCATAGATTATTGAAggcagaaagagaaaaatatgagGAATTATACAAGCCATGGAAATGTTGATAGAGGTAACTCACTAGGAAGGAAGAGTTTTGTGCCTTgtgcaattttgtttttccacaAGGTTGTTTTGATTGAATGGTTTCTTTCCAAAGactttttcaacaatttttgaGACTGTTGgctacttttttcttcattgtgATGGACCCAACAAGTTGGAAAATGCaagtatttcatatatattgtCTTGTTACTCTACTAGGATGTTGATGGGTGTGGGGCAGAGATGGTTGAAGGCTTCCTCGGCTTTGTGTAAGTCCTTGGTTTAGTTTTCCTCATCAAAATTTCGTGCAGGTTGGGGTTTGTGggaattctttctttcttttctttgagaaaattGATTAAAGGATTTCTTTTGTAAgtccaaaatgatttttaccATACTTGTTAAAACACAAGTTTCTCGACCTCTTGCTTATATCatccttcaacatttttataaaattaccATCACTTTAATTCCTTTTCTCCCTTTGCCAATTTTCatgtcttttttcttctcttcttctccgaCACCTCTtgtttcactttcactttcttcttccttttcttcattgATGAGTGGACAGACTAGATCCGACGAGCAACCAAACGAGATCAGATCTTTTGTTGTAGAACGAGACTCGAGTGTTGGAGAGTTGGATCAAACGCGGAAGAGCAAGAAAGGATAAGGGAGAGAGATTGGCAAATGAATTTCGTTGCCTAAATCCGTACCAAATATTTTACTGAATCATACACCAAGCACTAGTCTTAGTGATAAGTTTGGGTCAAACTTAGGGAGCACATCGATTCCTCAAACAAATTGATTTCCAATCGTAGATAATAGAAGATAGAGTTGAATTTAATCGCAAGAAAGTAAATGACAAAGAAAGAGTAcactaaaaaaattctatGTCAACAGAGTTTAGTTTAGCTCGGGGTTGATGGATTTTTACTATTCTATGCATTTGATCATACTTTTATCATCACCAAATTTATAGATTGACTACACCTAATAACCAATTCAATTAGAAACGCAAATGACAACTAATTGATATTAATCGAACCGATGACACTtatgaaattcaaatcaataCTAATTGTGTTAAGTTCAAGGGCCATTAGGGTGAATAATTAACTTCCATGCATCTAGCTAATTATTTGATGCTTCAATCTAACAATGTGAACACAACTTTGCTTACGAGCTAATCTAACCTATTGCTTCACTCAATTATCATGCGATCAACAGAAATTATATCACATTAAGAAAATATCATGTCGTCTCATGAATCCATTACATGAATTTAATCATAAGGATACGTAGATGTAGAAGAATATGTGATTCATGTACGTTTAATAGAGATTAGGAAGAGGGGCCACCTTTTCTACGTCACTAAAATATTAtggttgtttgttttaataataCGAAGAAGTTAATTCTTGAGAAGCTTATCCCTACCTTTGGCAACAACAAAGGGTTTTAGATGGTTAACTTTTCAATTTGGAGTTCaaacctttcttcttttttttttcttttcctttttcattcttatttattatttttttatttttacaatatacGGGGAATCAAAATCGAATTATTATGATCTATATGAATTGCATTTttacaaactaaaaactaaaagtcacggtgagaaaatttatttagtcTTAAAAATCTATATTACGATGAAATGGGTAGTCCTAGAATTTTCTagttatttgaaaagtttgagTACTACTTCTAATTATTGTCACTCACTTTGACATGGTTTGACATGCTTTAAAAGTTGGAGTTCACTAATAttcatgaaaacaaatttctagagtaaacgaaaagaaaaagtatgaTACTCCAATAGTACGGTTGGAATGCCTTGAACTTGCATTTACGATTACGATCTCAAGATCCGGTTAGAGAATTACACTATATAACTCTTTCTAACCTTAGAGACACCACAATCTTGTATTACGTAACATCCTCACTAAGAAAAATGTTCTCTCTAACCA
This genomic interval carries:
- the LOC101220620 gene encoding G-type lectin S-receptor-like serine/threonine-protein kinase LECRK1; translation: MACIIPHIFLFLPSIIYAQSDSMLYIGSFLIAGDPSSSPWRSPADEFAFGFKQVEGDLFLLSIWYNKLDEKSIVWYAIHDQNPAPRGSKLEVTASNGLLLQSSQGGEPWKPSPISGVVAFGKINDDGNLVLLDSNSNTVWESFKQPANILLPTQTIEVNDLLSSRKSQNSYALGKFQLRLSEGNLVLNIISLPSTYTYEPYHVIQAYEGNQIVFDKGGFLYIMQKNGTRVNISEPESAYPANTHYYQVTLNFDGVITVSHHTRNPSAFNATWMDFKKIPHNICVTMRGNYSSGICGYNSICTLNNDQRPSCKCPPGYSLIDPNNKYSDCKPNIQPTCEGDENNLTNNLYSLRVLPNTNWPTQDYELFWPFTVEECKNACLLDCFCVVAVYRDNSCWKKKLPLSNGREDNNETSVSYLKLSTSSIGQGFDLPMPKGKKKPNTLVLVLSTLLGSFVLIVLILVSLICRGYTFDHKKQLMGNFHPRESFGSSMQKFTFKELSEATNEFEEELGRGSCGIVYKGTMEIGPIAVKKFHMSEDGEKEFKTEINVLGQTHHKNIVRLFGYCDDNKIYFLIYEFMSNDNLARFLFSDTKPSWDIRTKITYGIARGLSYLHDECNTQIIHCDIKPQNVLLDECYNSKISDFGLAKLPKMDQSRTRIETNIKGTTGYIAPDWFKSTLVTTKVDVYSFGVLLLDIICCRRNGEDVEVSEEGREILADWAYDCFEQGRLNVLVEGDLEAIGDKERLERFVKVAIWCIQEDTSRRPTMKEVMYMLEEVVPVSTPPSPCPFNSIC